The following are encoded together in the Leisingera caerulea DSM 24564 genome:
- a CDS encoding thiamine pyrophosphate-binding protein, producing the protein MMNTLNGAEAMVRSLEAHGVTHIFGLCGDTTLPFYDAMNRLDHGITHVLSRDERSAAYMADGFSRVTGRVGVCEGPSGGGATYILPGLIEANESSYAVLAITTDIPVGSYGKYPLTEVDQETLMGPLTKFNTVIKRAGHIPRMVRQAFRAMTTGRSGAAHLGLPYDIQYDDVSADDIWGDPKHQSYPAYRAAPEPGAAEDAAEAILSAKSPLIVCGGGVVISGAMEELGRLASRLDIAVGTSISGKGSLADTHPQSLGVVGSNGGTDETWEMMEAADLVVFMGCRAGSTTTSRWEAPKPGQRIVHFDNDPMVIGANYPAEVGVAADLKLALQAVNAYLDGRGGDLPSFGAAAKIADIKQRKFAKFEALAASKTGQVLPEQIIHALNRNLPEDSIVVSDPGTSCPYYNAYSHQKHPGRRYITNRAHGALGYALSASLGAWFGRPGAKVVGMMGDGSFSFTCGELETVVRCNAPITYVVFSNANFGWIKASQRDNFEKRYYNVDFNRTDHAAVAEAFGVKAWRVEKPEDLDQAIKEAFAHDGPTLIDVVCQALEEAAAPVRRWMG; encoded by the coding sequence ATGATGAACACGCTAAACGGCGCCGAGGCGATGGTGCGCTCCTTGGAGGCGCATGGGGTCACCCATATCTTTGGCCTTTGCGGCGACACCACGCTGCCTTTCTATGATGCGATGAACCGGCTGGACCATGGCATCACCCACGTCCTTAGCCGAGATGAGCGCAGCGCGGCCTATATGGCCGACGGCTTCTCCCGCGTGACTGGGCGGGTGGGGGTCTGCGAGGGGCCATCCGGAGGTGGTGCCACCTATATTCTGCCGGGGCTGATCGAGGCCAACGAAAGCTCTTATGCGGTGCTGGCGATCACGACGGACATTCCGGTCGGCTCCTACGGGAAGTACCCGCTGACCGAGGTGGATCAGGAAACCCTGATGGGGCCGCTGACCAAGTTCAATACGGTGATCAAGCGCGCCGGCCACATTCCGCGGATGGTGCGCCAGGCGTTCCGGGCGATGACCACCGGCCGCTCCGGCGCGGCCCATCTGGGGCTGCCTTATGACATCCAGTACGATGATGTTTCCGCCGACGACATCTGGGGCGATCCCAAGCACCAAAGCTACCCCGCCTACCGCGCCGCGCCGGAGCCGGGCGCAGCGGAGGATGCGGCGGAGGCCATCCTGTCCGCAAAGTCGCCGCTGATCGTCTGCGGCGGCGGGGTGGTGATATCCGGTGCGATGGAGGAGCTGGGCAGGCTCGCCTCCCGCCTTGACATAGCCGTCGGTACCTCGATCTCCGGAAAAGGGTCACTGGCCGACACCCACCCGCAGTCGCTGGGTGTGGTCGGCTCCAACGGCGGCACCGATGAGACCTGGGAGATGATGGAAGCCGCTGATCTGGTGGTCTTTATGGGCTGCCGGGCGGGGTCCACCACGACGTCGCGCTGGGAGGCGCCGAAGCCCGGCCAGCGGATCGTGCATTTCGACAACGACCCGATGGTGATCGGGGCGAACTACCCGGCGGAGGTAGGTGTGGCCGCCGATCTGAAACTGGCTCTGCAGGCGGTGAATGCGTACCTGGACGGGCGTGGGGGTGATTTGCCGTCCTTCGGCGCTGCCGCCAAAATCGCCGATATCAAGCAGCGCAAGTTCGCCAAGTTCGAGGCGCTGGCGGCCAGCAAGACCGGTCAGGTCCTGCCGGAGCAGATCATCCATGCGTTGAACCGGAACCTGCCGGAGGACTCCATCGTGGTCTCCGATCCCGGCACCAGCTGCCCCTATTACAACGCATATTCGCATCAGAAACACCCGGGCCGCCGGTACATCACCAACCGCGCGCATGGGGCGCTGGGGTATGCGCTGTCGGCCTCGCTTGGTGCCTGGTTCGGCCGGCCCGGGGCCAAGGTCGTTGGGATGATGGGCGACGGCTCCTTTAGCTTCACCTGCGGCGAACTGGAGACCGTGGTGCGCTGCAACGCGCCGATCACCTATGTGGTGTTCTCCAATGCCAATTTCGGCTGGATCAAGGCGAGCCAGCGCGACAATTTCGAAAAGCGCTACTACAACGTGGACTTCAACCGCACGGACCACGCGGCGGTGGCCGAGGCGTTTGGCGTCAAGGCATGGCGGGTGGAGAAGCCGGAGGACCTGGACCAGGCGATCAAGGAAGCCTTTGCGCATGACGGCCCGACCCTGATCGACGTGGTTTGCCAGGCGCTGGAAGAGGCCGCCGCGCCGGTGCGCCGCTGGATGGGGTAA
- a CDS encoding LysR family transcriptional regulator, which yields MNSHQLAVFHEVMKTGSVSQAARNLHRTQPAVSAAIKTLEEELGLTLFLREGRRLVPVPEAQYLMEEATEILSRLETAQQNLANMRDRVQGSIRIVAMPGPSTYLLPEFISRFVAGKPEVRVTLATRSSPQVRSLVAANSFDIGFCDMTRFRGDRKLYAAEELPSNCLCAVPASHPLAEREAVTAADLNGVPMGALQPDHNTYQATSQAFLAAGAEFNLRYDAQYFLPLFHFIAAGQACAVVDVLSAESYRRSNAGEARIRFLPFEPQISFGYSILTPSERPLSQLAASFAKAWREYVTEILAEAAG from the coding sequence ATGAACTCACATCAGCTTGCGGTCTTTCATGAGGTCATGAAAACCGGGTCGGTCAGCCAGGCGGCGCGCAACCTGCACCGCACCCAGCCAGCGGTCAGCGCTGCCATCAAGACACTGGAGGAGGAGCTGGGCCTGACCCTGTTCCTGCGCGAAGGCCGCCGCCTGGTGCCGGTGCCCGAAGCGCAGTATCTGATGGAGGAGGCGACCGAAATCCTGTCGCGGCTGGAAACCGCGCAGCAGAACCTGGCCAATATGCGCGACCGGGTGCAGGGTTCGATCCGTATCGTGGCGATGCCGGGGCCGTCGACCTATCTGCTGCCGGAATTCATCAGCCGGTTCGTGGCCGGCAAGCCCGAGGTGCGGGTGACGCTGGCCACCCGGTCTTCGCCGCAGGTGCGCAGCCTGGTTGCGGCCAACAGTTTCGACATCGGCTTCTGCGACATGACCCGGTTCCGCGGCGACCGCAAGCTGTACGCGGCGGAGGAGTTGCCCAGCAACTGCCTGTGCGCCGTGCCGGCCAGCCACCCCCTGGCAGAACGCGAGGCGGTCACGGCGGCCGATCTGAACGGTGTGCCGATGGGGGCCTTACAGCCGGATCACAACACCTATCAGGCCACCTCGCAGGCGTTTCTGGCCGCCGGCGCCGAGTTCAACCTGCGCTACGATGCGCAGTATTTCCTGCCGCTGTTCCACTTCATCGCCGCGGGCCAGGCCTGTGCTGTGGTCGATGTGCTCAGCGCCGAAAGCTACCGCCGCAGCAACGCGGGCGAGGCGCGGATCCGGTTCCTGCCGTTTGAGCCGCAAATTTCTTTTGGCTATTCGATCCTGACCCCTAGCGAGCGCCCCCTGTCGCAGCTGGCCGCCAGTTTCGCCAAAGCCTGGCGGGAGTATGTGACGGAAATCCTGGCGGAAGCTGCCGGGTAA
- a CDS encoding TAXI family TRAP transporter solute-binding subunit gives MGFFKKLTGAALACTMLTGAAVAQDMTFFRIGTGGAGGTYFPIGGIIANAISNPPGSRSCDEGGNCGVPGLVAMAQSTNASAHNVNAIQAGQMEAGLSGAATLHFAYHGKGKFEGNAKPDLRVIANLFPEDLHLVLPEGHKLESLADLKGKRVGIAQAGSGTQIAVELILNDHGVNRDNIDEAELNNAQSAERIADGQLDAYFYAAGTPVAAMIQLDNTKGMELHNWSEAEIKQANTTVPYYIPSTIPAGTYPGVDYDVNTVAVSGMLVTNANMDEELIYEITKAMWSDTARKLLDNGHPKGKAITLETALDGVEGIGVPLHPGAERFYREIGMLK, from the coding sequence ATGGGATTTTTCAAGAAACTGACCGGGGCCGCGCTGGCCTGCACCATGCTGACCGGAGCTGCTGTGGCGCAGGACATGACGTTTTTCCGCATCGGAACCGGCGGCGCAGGCGGCACCTATTTCCCGATCGGCGGCATCATTGCCAATGCGATTTCCAACCCGCCCGGGTCACGCTCCTGTGACGAGGGCGGCAATTGCGGCGTTCCTGGACTGGTGGCGATGGCCCAGTCGACCAACGCCTCGGCCCATAACGTGAACGCAATCCAGGCAGGCCAGATGGAAGCGGGCCTGTCCGGTGCCGCAACCCTGCATTTCGCCTATCACGGCAAGGGCAAGTTCGAGGGCAACGCCAAGCCCGACCTGCGGGTGATTGCCAACCTGTTCCCCGAAGACCTGCACCTGGTGCTGCCCGAGGGCCACAAGCTGGAGAGCCTTGCTGACCTTAAGGGCAAGCGCGTCGGCATTGCCCAGGCCGGTTCCGGCACCCAGATCGCGGTGGAGCTGATCCTGAACGACCACGGCGTCAACCGCGATAACATCGACGAGGCTGAGCTGAACAACGCCCAGTCCGCCGAGCGCATCGCCGACGGCCAATTGGACGCCTATTTCTATGCAGCCGGCACACCGGTTGCCGCAATGATCCAGCTCGACAACACCAAGGGCATGGAACTGCACAACTGGTCCGAGGCAGAGATCAAACAGGCCAACACCACCGTGCCTTACTACATCCCCTCGACCATTCCGGCAGGCACCTATCCGGGTGTGGACTATGACGTGAACACCGTGGCAGTCTCCGGCATGCTGGTCACCAATGCCAACATGGACGAAGAGCTGATCTATGAGATCACTAAGGCGATGTGGTCCGATACCGCCCGCAAGCTCTTGGACAACGGCCACCCCAAGGGCAAGGCGATTACCCTGGAAACCGCACTGGACGGCGTCGAGGGCATCGGTGTGCCGCTGCACCCGGGTGCTGAGCGCTTCTACCGCGAAATCGGCATGCTGAAGTAA
- a CDS encoding TRAP transporter permease: MSLDTHLDNKALEELEKQYDSALNTRNNGPRLTGVIYWASIAFALYHLWTAGFGTPVDHVHMGIHLAGLFLFIFVGFPMIRTAHSLEWRGPSLLRPGNVPLYDWALTGLSMAAALFLWVSWRGFDMFGFDISEQALRQGNPSSLDVFFGSVLILTVLEIARRTIGFVLPLIILVFMVYALFGPYMPAQILKHPGVNWQQFVNNMYFPSEGIFGVTLWVVSTVVFHFVLFGVVAQRMGLGQFFVDNAMLLAGRYTGGPAKVSVVSSAFFGTISGSSIANTVSTGSLTIPNMKKMGYPGHFAGGVEAAASAGGQITPPIMGAASFLMAEYLEVPYTTIVIAAIVPAMMHYIGVISIVHFTAKKLGLTAYPKDQLPKFLQVWKDGWYTIIPLIALLLVLFSGYSPNMAAFIGLSLCVVVGFCAFNKPATMVIPLALLGFIFWKASPYSGEGYTPVMAGMLAALTLIGCLHRNERQNFRDLFDSFHVGVQYALAVGAASAAVGIVVGVINTTGVGFRLGFMVTGGAADMAAAIAPFLDWTSIEAFSQPSIQQFLSLVLIAMACILMGAGLPTTALYIMLVAVATPALSQLGVPPLATHMFVLYYGVISEITPPVCASAYAAAGIAGSNPFRTGLNAFTLGLGKLMVPMVFVYAPTMLIVLPEHFTLLSFTQVTLTCAAGVFAIATAVSAYFLAPLNGIWRLLMAIGGLLLVAPSGGSDIAAMVVMAPVLVQQLGQQRKLQTEAAQ; this comes from the coding sequence ATGTCCCTGGACACCCATCTCGACAACAAGGCGCTTGAGGAGCTGGAGAAGCAGTACGACTCCGCCCTCAACACTCGTAACAACGGCCCCAGGCTGACTGGCGTCATCTATTGGGCCAGCATCGCCTTTGCCCTCTATCATCTTTGGACGGCCGGCTTCGGCACGCCGGTGGACCATGTGCATATGGGCATCCACCTGGCAGGGCTGTTCCTGTTCATCTTTGTGGGTTTCCCCATGATCCGGACCGCGCACAGCCTGGAATGGCGCGGCCCCAGCCTCCTGCGTCCCGGCAATGTGCCGCTCTATGACTGGGCGCTGACCGGCCTCAGCATGGCAGCGGCGCTGTTTCTCTGGGTCAGCTGGCGCGGCTTTGACATGTTCGGCTTTGACATCAGCGAACAGGCACTGCGGCAGGGCAATCCCTCCAGCCTGGATGTATTCTTTGGCTCGGTGCTGATCCTGACGGTGCTGGAGATCGCGCGCCGCACCATCGGCTTTGTGCTGCCGCTGATCATTCTGGTGTTCATGGTCTATGCGCTGTTCGGCCCCTACATGCCCGCGCAGATCCTCAAGCACCCGGGCGTCAACTGGCAGCAGTTCGTCAACAACATGTACTTCCCGTCCGAAGGCATATTCGGCGTGACACTGTGGGTGGTCTCCACCGTGGTGTTCCACTTTGTGCTGTTCGGCGTGGTGGCGCAGCGGATGGGCCTGGGGCAGTTCTTTGTCGACAATGCCATGCTGCTGGCGGGCCGCTACACCGGCGGCCCGGCCAAGGTGTCGGTGGTGTCGTCAGCCTTCTTCGGCACGATCTCCGGCTCGTCCATTGCCAACACGGTCTCCACCGGCTCGCTGACCATCCCGAACATGAAGAAAATGGGCTACCCCGGCCATTTCGCAGGCGGGGTTGAGGCCGCGGCCTCGGCGGGCGGGCAGATCACCCCGCCGATCATGGGGGCGGCTTCCTTCCTGATGGCCGAGTATCTGGAGGTGCCCTACACCACCATCGTGATTGCGGCGATTGTGCCGGCGATGATGCACTATATCGGGGTGATCTCGATCGTGCACTTCACCGCCAAGAAACTTGGCCTGACCGCCTACCCCAAGGATCAGCTGCCCAAGTTCCTGCAGGTCTGGAAGGACGGCTGGTACACAATCATTCCGCTGATCGCGCTTTTGCTGGTGCTGTTTTCCGGCTATTCGCCGAATATGGCGGCCTTTATCGGTCTCAGCCTCTGTGTGGTGGTGGGCTTCTGTGCCTTCAACAAGCCAGCCACCATGGTGATCCCGCTGGCCTTGCTGGGCTTCATCTTCTGGAAGGCATCGCCCTATTCCGGTGAAGGCTATACCCCGGTGATGGCGGGAATGCTGGCCGCGCTGACCCTGATCGGCTGCCTGCACAGGAATGAACGCCAGAACTTCCGCGACCTGTTCGACAGTTTCCACGTCGGCGTGCAATACGCGCTGGCCGTTGGCGCGGCGTCTGCCGCGGTGGGCATCGTGGTGGGTGTGATCAACACCACCGGCGTCGGCTTCCGCCTCGGCTTTATGGTCACCGGCGGCGCGGCGGATATGGCGGCAGCGATTGCGCCGTTCCTCGACTGGACCTCCATCGAGGCGTTCAGCCAGCCGTCGATCCAGCAGTTCCTGTCGCTGGTGCTGATCGCCATGGCCTGCATCCTGATGGGGGCCGGCCTGCCGACCACCGCGCTCTACATCATGCTGGTGGCGGTTGCGACGCCTGCCCTCAGCCAGCTGGGCGTGCCGCCGCTAGCCACCCATATGTTCGTGCTCTACTACGGTGTGATTTCCGAGATCACCCCGCCGGTCTGCGCCTCGGCCTATGCGGCGGCCGGGATTGCGGGCTCCAACCCGTTCCGCACCGGCCTCAATGCCTTTACCCTGGGGCTGGGCAAGCTGATGGTGCCGATGGTGTTTGTCTATGCGCCGACCATGCTGATCGTGCTGCCGGAGCATTTCACGCTGCTGAGCTTCACTCAGGTCACCCTGACCTGCGCGGCGGGCGTCTTTGCCATCGCCACCGCTGTCTCGGCCTACTTCCTGGCCCCGCTCAACGGCATCTGGCGGCTGCTGATGGCCATTGGCGGCCTGCTGCTGGTGGCGCCGTCCGGCGGCTCCGACATCGCCGCGATGGTGGTCATGGCGCCGGTGCTGGTCCAGCAATTGGGCCAGCAGCGCAAGCTCCAGACCGAGGCCGCGCAATGA
- a CDS encoding NAD(P)/FAD-dependent oxidoreductase yields the protein MSGRASPDVTVLGAGIVGICSALSLAGRGLRVRLIDRDAPGQATSYGNAGIISPWSVVPQSMPGLWKKVPGWLLDPLGPVSVKPGYLPKVAPWGLRFLSEGREGRIQQISDAMDMLNRNCVELYRQHLAGTGHEELVQDSYYVHAFRNADAADLNSVDYRMRGDRGADMERIGTAELRDLEPALTPEFQAAILIKGQARATSPGRIGTVLAEKFQAMGGEILRQTVRAIQPSGTGGWSYTTEAGQEWTPKLVLAMGVWSGELLKPLGIRIPMESERGYHVSFRSPGVALNNSIMDMDMKFVASSMEEGLRVAGTAEFAGLDQPVNQKRLDGLVKLARALLPDLRADDMDTWSGQRPSLPDSLPCIGEVEGFPDLIAAFGHSHYGLMMAPKTGRLVADIVSHTPVNEDLSPFRTRRYERIKA from the coding sequence ATGAGCGGCCGCGCCTCCCCTGATGTCACTGTCCTGGGCGCCGGGATCGTTGGCATCTGCTCGGCCCTCTCCCTGGCCGGGCGGGGCCTCAGGGTCCGGCTCATCGACCGGGATGCCCCCGGCCAGGCGACATCTTACGGCAATGCCGGCATCATCTCCCCCTGGTCGGTGGTGCCGCAATCCATGCCCGGCCTGTGGAAGAAGGTGCCGGGCTGGCTGCTGGACCCGCTGGGGCCGGTCTCAGTGAAACCCGGCTACCTGCCAAAGGTCGCGCCCTGGGGACTGCGGTTCCTGTCCGAGGGGCGCGAGGGCCGGATTCAGCAGATCTCCGACGCGATGGACATGCTCAACCGCAACTGCGTGGAGCTGTACCGCCAGCATCTGGCGGGCACCGGGCATGAGGAGCTGGTGCAGGACAGCTATTACGTCCACGCCTTCCGCAACGCGGACGCAGCCGATCTGAATTCGGTGGATTACCGGATGCGCGGCGACCGCGGGGCCGATATGGAGCGTATCGGCACGGCGGAGCTGCGCGATCTGGAACCGGCGCTGACGCCGGAATTCCAGGCTGCGATCCTGATCAAGGGCCAAGCCCGTGCAACCTCCCCGGGCCGGATCGGCACCGTTCTGGCGGAGAAGTTCCAAGCGATGGGCGGGGAAATCCTGCGGCAAACCGTGCGGGCGATCCAACCGTCCGGAACCGGCGGCTGGAGCTATACGACCGAGGCGGGCCAGGAATGGACGCCCAAGCTGGTGCTGGCCATGGGCGTCTGGTCCGGCGAACTGCTGAAACCCTTGGGCATCAGGATCCCGATGGAATCCGAACGCGGCTATCATGTGTCCTTCCGCTCCCCTGGCGTCGCGCTCAACAACTCGATCATGGATATGGACATGAAATTCGTGGCCTCCTCGATGGAGGAAGGACTGCGGGTTGCCGGCACCGCCGAGTTTGCAGGTCTCGACCAGCCCGTGAACCAGAAACGGCTCGACGGGCTGGTCAAGCTGGCCCGCGCGCTGCTGCCTGATCTGCGGGCAGACGATATGGACACCTGGTCAGGCCAGCGCCCCAGCCTGCCCGACAGCCTGCCCTGCATTGGCGAGGTCGAGGGCTTCCCCGATCTGATCGCCGCCTTCGGCCACAGCCACTATGGCCTGATGATGGCCCCGAAAACCGGGCGGCTGGTGGCGGATATCGTCAGCCACACCCCGGTGAACGAAGACCTCTCGCCATTCCGCACACGGCGCTATGAAAGGATCAAGGCATGA
- a CDS encoding aspartate/glutamate racemase family protein, protein MTIHPGGQNICGASIGVLALESYFPKPPGHIKNPSSLQFTTLYEMLDGITVPKLLANPTGEMKDRLIDAAKRLEAKGVRAITGSCGFLAIFQKEIAAAVNVPVFVSSLIQVPLAHQMTGRTVGVITASAGSLTEAHLRGVGAENTPIVVQGLDDAEEFSTVVLRNERTAMDLAKVEAELLAAAQDMIARNPEIGPIVLECTDLPPYAHALQAALNRPVFDIITLSEMVHRAALRVPFSGFIT, encoded by the coding sequence ATGACCATCCACCCCGGCGGTCAAAACATCTGCGGCGCCTCCATCGGCGTGCTGGCGCTGGAGAGCTATTTCCCCAAGCCCCCTGGCCACATCAAGAACCCCTCCAGCCTGCAGTTCACCACGCTGTATGAAATGCTGGACGGGATCACCGTGCCGAAACTGTTGGCCAATCCCACCGGTGAGATGAAGGACCGGCTGATCGACGCTGCCAAGCGGCTGGAGGCCAAGGGCGTGCGGGCGATCACCGGCTCCTGCGGGTTCCTGGCGATTTTCCAGAAGGAGATCGCGGCAGCGGTGAATGTGCCGGTGTTCGTCTCCTCGCTGATCCAGGTGCCGCTGGCGCATCAGATGACCGGGCGCACGGTGGGGGTGATCACCGCCTCCGCCGGCAGCCTGACGGAGGCGCACTTGCGCGGTGTCGGCGCTGAAAATACGCCCATCGTGGTTCAGGGGCTGGACGATGCGGAGGAGTTCTCCACCGTGGTCCTGCGCAACGAGCGCACCGCGATGGATCTGGCCAAGGTGGAGGCAGAGCTGCTGGCCGCCGCCCAGGACATGATTGCCCGCAACCCGGAAATCGGCCCGATCGTGCTGGAATGCACCGACCTGCCGCCCTATGCCCATGCGCTTCAGGCCGCGCTGAACCGTCCGGTGTTCGACATCATCACCCTGTCGGAGATGGTGCACCGGGCCGCCTTGCGTGTGCCGTTTTCGGGGTTTATCACCTGA
- a CDS encoding aminotransferase class V-fold PLP-dependent enzyme, which yields MPQITDTLLDQIRARFAQVDECPQQGPRVFFENAGGALTLNAVVETSARYAAIPDNQGRDNPGSHELVRVIAKAKDDMRVMMNAPGGQFFVGESGTELLFRLIMNACLGTAEGGTVLSSTLEHPATRSACARWAGVARQKHVLIPHDDATGTISADAYARAVTPDTVVATIVHTSPVTGMGVDLTACAAAIRAVAPDCLIIVDGIQHAAHGRIDLTAYGVDGYVISPYKMFSRHGYGLAWISDRLTKLPHNALIGGPEDNWEMGTRDTGSYATLSDVAGYLEWLGGEVSDATDRRAKVVAAGEAIHAHEKALTDAMIHGTGNLPGLAEMEGVAILGGADNPAREGLVSLTVAGVPSVDVVKRLNEQGIRTHLRKADHYSGNILAPLGMDSCVRVSMCHYNSVGEVAKFLGVMKEITG from the coding sequence ATGCCTCAGATCACTGACACCCTGTTGGACCAGATCCGCGCCCGTTTCGCCCAGGTGGACGAATGCCCCCAGCAGGGGCCGCGCGTGTTTTTTGAGAACGCCGGCGGCGCGCTGACGCTGAACGCGGTGGTGGAGACCTCCGCCCGCTATGCTGCCATTCCCGACAACCAGGGCCGCGACAATCCCGGCAGCCATGAACTGGTGCGGGTGATCGCCAAGGCCAAGGACGACATGCGCGTGATGATGAACGCCCCGGGCGGCCAGTTCTTCGTCGGCGAAAGCGGCACAGAGCTCTTGTTCCGCCTGATCATGAACGCCTGCCTCGGCACCGCGGAAGGCGGCACCGTACTGAGCTCGACGCTGGAGCACCCGGCCACCCGCTCCGCCTGCGCCCGCTGGGCCGGGGTGGCACGTCAGAAACACGTGCTGATCCCGCATGACGACGCCACTGGCACTATCTCCGCCGATGCCTATGCCCGTGCGGTCACGCCGGACACGGTGGTGGCAACCATCGTCCATACCTCTCCGGTCACTGGCATGGGTGTTGATCTGACCGCCTGCGCCGCCGCCATCCGCGCGGTGGCCCCAGACTGCCTGATCATCGTTGACGGCATCCAGCACGCGGCCCACGGGCGCATTGACCTGACTGCATACGGCGTCGATGGCTATGTGATCTCGCCCTACAAGATGTTCTCGCGCCACGGTTACGGTCTCGCCTGGATCTCGGACCGGCTGACCAAACTGCCGCACAACGCGCTGATCGGCGGGCCGGAAGACAACTGGGAAATGGGCACCCGCGACACCGGCAGCTATGCGACGCTCTCGGATGTAGCCGGTTATCTGGAATGGCTCGGCGGCGAGGTCAGCGACGCAACGGACCGGCGCGCCAAGGTCGTGGCCGCGGGCGAGGCGATCCACGCCCACGAGAAAGCGCTGACCGACGCGATGATCCATGGCACCGGCAACCTGCCCGGCCTGGCAGAGATGGAGGGGGTTGCCATTCTGGGCGGTGCCGATAATCCCGCCAGGGAGGGGCTGGTCTCGCTGACCGTCGCAGGCGTGCCCTCGGTGGATGTGGTAAAGCGCCTGAACGAGCAGGGTATCCGCACCCACCTGCGCAAGGCGGACCATTACTCCGGCAACATCCTGGCGCCGCTTGGCATGGACAGCTGTGTCCGCGTCTCCATGTGCCATTACAACAGTGTGGGCGAAGTGGCGAAGTTTCTGGGGGTGATGAAAGAGATTACCGGGTGA
- a CDS encoding TetR/AcrR family transcriptional regulator — MRPREFDEGAVVDAIMRTFWRNGYAATSMNDLVEATGLSRSTIYNSFGGKKTLFALALKEYRRVTTENVAKISRTADVRGSLRSLLLSIVDDELSDHEGFGCFAANSSLEISGRDPELSALVAQHFKRLESGLLRLLKHGQKSGEISPDRDCKMLSRYFVAIIQGLRVISKGLPAASRKPYLHSIVEASIETV, encoded by the coding sequence ATGAGGCCTAGAGAATTTGATGAAGGCGCGGTGGTTGACGCAATCATGCGCACATTCTGGCGCAATGGCTATGCTGCGACCTCCATGAATGATCTGGTGGAAGCAACCGGCCTGTCCCGCAGCACGATATATAACTCCTTTGGGGGCAAGAAAACGCTTTTTGCGCTTGCACTTAAAGAATACAGGCGGGTAACCACTGAGAATGTCGCGAAGATCTCCCGCACCGCAGATGTGCGCGGCAGCCTCCGGTCACTGCTGCTATCCATCGTTGACGACGAGTTGAGCGACCACGAGGGCTTTGGCTGTTTCGCCGCCAACAGCAGCCTGGAGATTTCCGGCCGGGACCCTGAACTCAGCGCGCTGGTCGCACAGCATTTCAAGCGGTTGGAAAGTGGGTTGCTGCGCCTCCTGAAGCACGGCCAAAAGAGCGGCGAAATTTCGCCTGATCGGGACTGCAAAATGCTATCCCGTTACTTTGTTGCGATAATACAAGGCCTTAGAGTCATCAGCAAGGGCCTCCCAGCGGCCAGCCGCAAACCCTATCTGCACAGTATCGTCGAAGCCTCCATCGAAACGGTGTAA
- a CDS encoding NAD(P)-dependent oxidoreductase: protein MTTDTILPPSCPSLRVAVLGAGLMGAPMARNIAAAGCQVSVWNRSADKASALAAPGITPAADPAEAVLNASVILTMLKDANAIAEVMSALPDADSAPAAPVSWLQMSTVGPADMSGLETLAARKGLTLIDAPVLGTRQPAEAGQLLVLAAGPDSTKEAVQPVLDAVGKATRWLDTAPGMATRLKLALNSWVFALTHGAAESLALARSLGLDPELVADTVRGGPLDTPFFQLKAQAMASGDFTPAFTIDNAVKDSALIVEAALETGVKLDLAEAGLNRYRRVQDQGHGGADMAATFLA, encoded by the coding sequence ATGACAACTGACACTATTTTGCCGCCATCCTGCCCATCCCTGCGGGTAGCAGTTCTGGGAGCCGGGCTGATGGGGGCGCCGATGGCCCGCAACATCGCTGCCGCCGGCTGCCAAGTCAGCGTATGGAACCGTTCCGCTGACAAGGCTTCAGCCTTGGCCGCACCGGGCATCACCCCGGCGGCGGATCCTGCCGAGGCGGTTCTGAATGCCAGTGTCATTTTGACTATGCTTAAAGACGCCAACGCGATCGCAGAAGTCATGTCGGCGTTGCCGGACGCAGACAGCGCCCCCGCGGCACCCGTCAGCTGGCTCCAAATGAGCACAGTCGGGCCGGCCGACATGTCCGGGCTGGAGACGTTGGCGGCCCGCAAAGGGCTCACCCTGATCGACGCACCTGTGCTTGGCACCCGCCAACCCGCAGAGGCCGGCCAGCTTCTAGTGCTGGCTGCCGGTCCGGACAGCACTAAGGAAGCTGTGCAGCCGGTACTGGATGCTGTTGGCAAAGCCACACGCTGGCTTGACACCGCCCCCGGAATGGCGACCCGGCTGAAGCTGGCGCTGAACAGCTGGGTTTTCGCTCTGACCCATGGAGCGGCAGAGAGCCTGGCCTTGGCTCGCAGCTTGGGACTGGATCCGGAACTGGTGGCGGACACCGTGCGTGGCGGGCCACTGGATACCCCATTCTTTCAATTGAAAGCCCAGGCTATGGCATCGGGGGATTTCACTCCGGCATTCACCATCGATAATGCGGTCAAGGACAGTGCTCTGATTGTTGAGGCCGCACTGGAGACCGGGGTGAAGCTGGATTTGGCCGAGGCAGGCCTGAACCGCTACAGGCGGGTGCAGGACCAAGGCCATGGCGGCGCCGATATGGCCGCAACGTTTCTTGCCTAG